The DNA region GGGGCTTGCCGACTATTTTGGGCCAGTGTGGTACCGGGCTTCAGTGAAAGTCCAGCGCGTTCCCGAAGGCAAAAAAGTCTTCCTGTGGGTCAGCCGCGAGGATGGCAACGTCAAACTCTGGGTCAATGGACAACATGTACCCTACGTCAATGACAAGGGCGAAGCCCAGGAAGAGTTCAAAAATGGCTACGGCAAGCCGCTATCGTTTGACATCACGGCAGCGCTCAAGCCGGGCGCGGAAAACCAGATCACCCTGCGCGGCACGCGCGTCTTCATCAACGAGCTGGGCACGGGCGGTTTGCTTGCCCCCGTCTATCTCTACAGTGAAAAATAAAAACAGATTAAAAAATAGTTTACATCGTCGAATTTTTGAGATACAGCAGTATTTAAGCAAATGTTATAAATAACATACCCCGCACCACAAATTATGAAAACCCCCTGCTCCCTCAGCGTAGCCGCATCAGCGGCGTTTCTCAGCCTCTTGCCTCTCTCTGCGATCCATGCGGCGAACGCGACATGGACCGGCGGCGACGGCACGGATGCGAACTGGTCGGGCGCGAACTGGACCCCTGCATCCGTTCCGAGTGTCGGCGGTACCGCCACCTTCAACGGCGCAGGTAATAGCAATACGAATATTACGGTGGGCATCATTTCCCTCGGTCAGATAATTTTCGACACGAACAGCGCGGCGGCGTACACCTTGGGCAATGGTACCATCACCACGAACGATGCCACGTCAACGGCTGTTTCGATGAAGAGCACGGTGACTCAGAACGAAACCATCAGTGCGAATTATATTCTTGGCACCACCGGCGTCGCGAGTAACACCACTTTCACCAATGACAGTACTGCCGGGCTGCTTACGTTGAGTGGCAATATCACTGGCGGTACTGGCGGTACTGGCGGCCTCAAAACGTTGACTATTTCAGGGGCGGGTAACACGGAGATTAGTGGTTATGCTTCCAAGGGGGGCGCAAGTTATCTCGCTCTCACAAAAAGCGGTGCTGGTACGCTCACCCTTTCTGGTACGTATAATTCAGGTGTTGCCAGCTCCCTGGCGGCTTTTACGATCAATAGCGGAGGAGGAACGGTGGTTGTGTCTGGCGCTATCTTAGGTGTTGGTAATACGTTCCTCGGGAATAACAGTTCGCTTATAATCAAAAATAATAATGGCAATGGCGGACTCAGTACAGGCACGATCAACGTTGGCGATGCAAGCAATGCTTGCAGCGCTACGATCCAGTCGCAGTTGTCATCGGTTATACTTTCAAATAATATCACTATAGGTAAAAACAGTAAAATAACGTTTTCGGGTGCAAACGATATTACGCTGAGTGGCAATATTTGTGGGAATTCTGAGAGTTCGGTGAATGGCAGAACCATTGCGAGTTCCATTACGGGCGGCAGTAAATTGACTATTTCGGGAACTCTTTCCGTCAGCTTTCGTCAAAATGCTTATAATAATACTATGACACTGGCTGGAACGGGCGATACGCTTGTTTCTGCTCGGGTTGTGGATTGGTTCTCTACGGGAGGATCAGGGGTGGGGGTTGGAAGTTACAACATAACAAACACCGGTATTACGACATTCTCCGGCACGAATAATATCTATGGTGGCACGACAACGCTCGGAGACGGCTCGACTTTGGCCGTCGCCTATCTTGCCGATGGCGGGATGGCCAGCAGCACAGGGACTTCCTCGGCAGCGGCCGCCAACTTGGCCATCACCAATGCCACGCTTCGTTATATTGGCGGAACCGCCAGCACGAATCGTGGCTTTACGATCGGCGCAGGCGCGGGAACGACGGCTGCCCTCAATGCTTCGGGTGCAGGCGCGGTCAGCTTTACCAACACGGCATCGCCGGTTTATGCCGACACAAATCTAGCGAAAACGCTCATCCTGACCGGCACAAACACCGGCCTCAACACTCTTGCAGCAAGCATCGCTGATAATGGAACGGGAGCTGTATCTTTGACGAAAGACGGCATCGGCACATGGGTGCTCTCCGGTGTAAGCACCTATAGCGGCAATACCACCATCAGTGGAGGCAAGTTGCAACTGGGCGCGGACGACACTACGAGTGCCCTGTCCGCGTTAAGCGCTATCGTCGATAACGGCATTTTTGCAGTCAACCGCTCCAACGACGTGGCACAGGGCACGGATTTCTCCAGCACGGCCATAACGGGCACTGGACAGTTTGTCCAGGCGGGCACGGGTAAGACGACCCTCAACGCCGCCAACGCCTTTACCGGCGATGTCAGCGTCCAAAAAGGCATCCTTGCCTTCAACAGCGTGGCGGCCGCGGCAGGCGCACAGGCGCTGGGTTCGGGGAGCATGGTATACCTCGGCGTTACAGGCAGTTCCGCAGTTGCCACCCTAGATTATACCGGGGCGGCTGGTACGCTGGATAAGAACATCTACGCCATGGGCAGCGGCTTGAACACCGTGCGAAACAGCGGCGGCGGGCTTTTGATTCTCTCCGGATCGTTACAAAAAAACGGGACAGTCCTTGTCTTAAACGGCAACACCGGCGGCATCAAAGTGACAGGTGTGATCAGTGGGACGAGTGCAAATTCCGATCTCTATGTTACCGGCGGCACTACGACGTTAGCTGCGGCGAATACCTACAATGGACCCACTTGGGTCTATGGCGGCGGCACTCTGGTTAGCGGGATTGACAATGCCCTGCCGACCAATACCACGCTGGTGCTTGGCGGAACCAACGGCGGCACGGACAACAGCAGCAACACCTTCGACCTCGGTGGCCATAACCAGAGCATTGTTGCCCTGAACAGCATGGGCAGCGGCACCCAGACGGTGATCAACAGTGGCGCCAGTGTCTCCACCTTGGCGGTGACCGACGGCGGCACGTATAGCGGCGTCATAGCCAATGGCAACGGCACAACGGCGCTGTCACTTAGCGGCGGCAATCTTGTTCTTGGCGGCACCAATACGTATACTGGGGCAACCCTGGTGACCGGCGGCACGTTGAGCGTAAACGGATCACTGGCGGCAGGCTCCGCGGTATCCGTCAACAGCGCGACTCTGACGGGCAGCGGCAAGATTTTAGGCACTGTCAGCGGCACCAGCGCGACCATCAATGGTAACGACCTGACCATCGGAGCGACCACCCTCCACGATACCAGCGCCATCACGGGTAAAAACACCGTGGACAGTATCACCATCGCCACTGGTACTACAACCCTGACCGGCACCACCAAATCCATAGCAGCGCTCGTGGTATCCGTCGGTGCCACATTGAATGCCAACGGCACCGTTGATGGAAGCGCCACTATCAACGGGATACTCAAAGGCAACACCACGCTGACCGGCGACCTTGCTCTTATCGGCGGCACACTCTCGCCCGGCAACAGCGCCGGAATCACAACCGTCGAGGGCAACTTCACCATGGATGCCACCTCCACCCTGGTGGCGGAAGTGACAGGAACGACAGCCGGACTGACCTACGACCAAGTCAAAGTAAGCCAAAACGTCAGCTTGGCCGGCACTCTGGATCTCCGAACCCTGAGCGGCCTAACACTGGTGGGAACAACCATCACGCTGATCGACAACATCGACAACGGCAGCACGACGGGTTACTTCGAGACCATTCTCACGAGTGGCAGCACCTTCACGCTAAGCTCGGATGCCAACTACAAGTTCAGTGTGGACGGGGCGGATTACCTCCTAAGCTTCAAGGGCAACAGCGAAGGAGACAGTATCTTCAATGACGTGACCCTGACGCTCGTCCCCGAGCCTGCCACATGGGCGATGTTCGTGGGGGGTCTAGGGATGCTCGCTTTTGGTCAACGGCTTCGCCGTAAACAGTCTTAAGCGAAACAAGCGTCGCTTTCAGGAAATAAGTGAGCGTTTCATACACAATTCGGAAGACGAAACAACACTTTCGTGTGTAATCTCCGCCGGTAGATTTCGGAAACGGCATACACCTCGTCTCGCTTCTTTTTCCAATTCGTAAGAAGAAATGGAGAAATGAAGAATGATAGAGATTTCAGAAAGGCAGCTTATAAATACTAGATCCTTGTTACCTGAACTAGATCTTTGCGGGGTGCCTCGCCCGGTTTTTGACGCGAACCCGGACTGGATCGAACTTTACGATCTTGCCTGGAAGATTGCGGCCGAAAACATGGAGGTGCCCGACAGCCCCGGATGGCTCCCGCAGATGTCGTGTATGCTGGGTTCCGGCAAGATATGGCAGTGGGACTCATGCTTCATGGCGCTGTTCTCGCGCTACTCGAATGGGGTTCTCTCTGCCTTGAACAATCTCGACAACCTCTACCGACTGCAGCGGGCCGACGGCTATATCAGCATGGCCTATGATAGGGATAAGGAATGCGAGTCATACGGGGAAAGGATCAATCCCCCAATCTATGCATGGGTGGAATTCGAGCACTACAAACATGCGGGGGACAAGGAGCGACTCGCCCGGATCTACCCTGTCCTTAAAAAGTATTTCATGTGGCTGAGAGCCAACAGGAGAAGAGAGAACGGGCTCTATTACTTTGAGGATACCGGATCTTCCGGCATGGATAATTCGCCCAGAAGCGGTTATTATGCGGCAAACCTTGCTGGGAGCGATGTCTGTTTCGTCGATCTTTCTTGTCAGCAGCAGCTCGCGGCGAACAGGCTTTCCTCCATCGCCGATATCTTGGGCAAAAACGATGATGCAACCTTTTTCCGCGCGGAAGCGGGCGAGCTTTCGCGGCTCATCAACCACTACTGTTGGAGCGAGAGGGCGGGTTTTTACTACGATTGCTTTACCCGCAGCGACACTGCGGACAGGCACAACTTTTTGAGCTGTAAAACAGTCGCGGCTTTCTGGACGATTCTGAGCGGTGCTGCCGATGACCGACAGCTCGGGCATCTGGTAGACCACCTCGTGGATCCCTGCGAATTCGGCACTCTGCACCCTGTGCCCTCGCTTTCCCGCAAGGATCCCAACTACAGCCCTGATGGTGGCTATTGGCTCGGTGGTGTCTGGGCGCCAACCAATTATATGATAGTTCGGGGGTTGTCCGAACGCGGCCGCTGGGATTTGGCACGCGAAATCGCCATCAAGCACGTTTCCGCCATGAGCAGCGTCATGACCGATTCGGCCCATGGCGGCATATGGGAAGCGTATTCCCCCGAATATCTGCGTCCCGCCACCGTTAAGGAGAACTGCTACGTCCGTGATAATTTTGTGGGCTGGAGCGGGCTCGGCCCTATCGCCATGTTTATCGAAAACATCATAGGACTTGGCTTTGATGCGCCGTCAAATACCATCTCGTGGCGCATCACGGAAAGAGGTCGTCATGGACTGAAAAACGTGGACTTCAACGGGAAAAATGTCTCGCTTGTCTGCGAGGGCCGCAGAGGGGGAGAGTCGGGAGGAACGACTCTCCTGCAAGTCGAGTGTGACGGAAAAATCAATCTCGAAATCGCCATTTTCAACTCGGGATCCCGTATGATTTCCGTAGCTCTCGACGCGGGAACTCACCAGTTAACGGTTTAACGGGACTCCAAAAGCCATCGTCTTCAGACAAACACACTATGATCAATCTAGGCCCGCAATACTATCGTCCGCCCTTCCCGGTTTCAAAATACTGGAAAGACGACCTTCGGAAGATGAAAGATTCGGGATTCAACTGCGTCCAGCTCTGGGTCATGTGGTCTTGGGTAGAGGCGAATCCCGGGAAATTCAATTTTGATGACTACGACAGGATTTTGGATATTGCCGAGGAATGCGGGCTGAACGTGGTGTTGAGCACGATCGCCGAAGTTCATCCGTATTGGATCCACCGGGTTGTCCCCGATTGCGAACTGGTCACCAATCTCGGGCACAAAGTCATTTCAGAGCACCGCAACGAATGCCATAACGGGCTGACACCCGGCGGTTGCTTCGATCATCCCGAGGTGTGGGAGCGGATGTCAGGATTCATTCACGCGACCGCCGTGCATTACAAAGACCGGCAGAATATTGCCGGCTGGGATGCATGGAACGAGCTGAGGTGGAATGTCGGGGCCGATGGCCCGGTCTGCTATTGCCGTCATACGATCAAAAAATACCGCGAATGGCTTGGCGAACGCTTTGGAGACCTTGAGGGGCTCAACAACGCGTGGACCCGTCGATACGATTCCTGGGAGGACGTGCTTCCGGGCAAAGCCCCGACGCGTCCGTACACCTCCACGATGTCCTTCGCCCATTTTCTGACCTGGCGTTCAAACCGGCACGCGGAAGACCGCTACAAGATCATCAAGGCGGTGCATCCGGACAAGATGGTGACGGCACACGGACCGAGTCCCTGCATGACGGTGGTGGGAGAAGGGGAGTTGAATCAGGCATTGAACAGGGGCAATGATTGGGCGATCGCCGACAGGTTGGACGGCATCGGCTGTTCGAATTTTCCGGCCTGGTGGAAAATGAGCAACGCGGATTACGCGTTAACCATGGAGATGATCCATTCCGCCGCGCGAGGAAAGAAGTTTTGGGTCAGCGAACTTCAGGGAGGCCGTTCGAATATCGGCTTTGAAGTCAATAACCCGGTAAGGGCAGTTGACCAACAGCGGTGGATATGGAACAGCATCGCTAGCGGCGCCGATACGGTTCTCCTCTGGTGCTGGCGTGATGAGGTTTTCGGATGCGAATCCAACGGGTTTGGCTTCATCGGGAACGACGGATTCGCCGAGGAACGTGTCGCTGCCATGCAGCACACGGGGGAGATTCTCCGGCGGCATTCGGATCTCATTGGGAACTACAAACCTTCCAAAGCCAAAGTTGGCGTCCTGTTCAGCCCGCAAACCTACTATCTCTACTGGGCTCAGGAAGCAGAGGCGCGCAAGCCTCTGAATTCGATCCGGGGTTTTTGCCTGGCAATGATCCGCCATTCCGTTCCCTTCAAGATTGTAGAGGAGGAACACCTCGATGAACTTGAGGGAATCAAGATCCTTTTCCTGCCCAGGGTGACTGTTTTGGACGATGCGACTATTGAAAAACTCACAAAATTCGTCCAACGGGGCGGAGTTCTATACTGCGAGGCGGAAACCGGGGCTTGGGACTCGAAGGGAGTATACCGGTATCCTGAAGAAAGGTTTCCAGGAACAGCTACCGGTGTTTTCGAAGTCGGGCGGAGGCCGGTTCCCGAGAATCCCGTATTCTCCGGAAAAGTCGCGGGAAAAATCTACAAGTTAAAAGCCTCCCATATGCTTTCCCCGTGGAAGACGCCGACATCGGGGGCAGAGATATGGGCCGGGAATGTCGATGGGGAAGGGGCGCTGCTTTCTCAAGTAAAGCTTGGCAAGGGCAAAGTGATCTTATGCGGCACCTATCTCGGTGATGAGTATGAGAAGAAATGTTATCCCGGTTTCGAAGAGCTGGTTTTGAAATGCATCGCGGACGCGGGAGTGGCCGCCAGTGACATAACGGTTGCTGCAAACAGGGCGACCGCCTCTAACGCGGATCCTTATGTCCGCTACGGAAAAAGCGGGGGCAGGGACGTTGCCTTTGTTTTTTTCCCGGCGGGCTGCACGAGCGTCACACTCGCCTTCGCGGAGGAAATTTTCCCCACGGGCAAGGTGAAGGATCTTTTCTCCGGAGAAGCATTAATCATGAAGAAAACCGGTGGTGCCAGAAAGCTCAAGCTTTCGGCCGGAAAATTCAGAATCGCGATATTGGCGGAGTGAACGGAAAATAAAGACACGATGAAAGAACCAAAAATTAAAGTGGGTATTATTGGCGTCGGCTCGCGGGGTGTCTGGTGTTTTGGCAAAGCGATCCAATCCCGGGATGACGCCCAGGTGGTCGCGCTCTGCGATCCTAATCCGGTTCGGATGGAGTGTGCTGCCAAGGAACTGGACATTCAGCCGGATTGCCACACCACCGTGGAATCCATGATTGCCGCGGGCAAGCTTGACGCGGTGGTCATTACCAGTCCTGACTTTTGTCATGAGTCCAACGCTGTGACAGCCTTACGCGGCGGGGTCCATGTCCTGATCGACAAACCGCTGGCGACAACAGTCAAGGGCTGCCAAAACATTATCAGCGCGTCTGAAAAATCCGGCAAAACACTTATGATGGGCTTCAATTTGCGCCATCACAATGTGCTGGTTAAGCTGAAGAGCCTGATTTCCACTGGCGTGCTGGGCCGTATTTTCCTGATGGAAAACCGAGAGTTTTACGATGGGGGCCGCACCTATATGTCGCGTTGGAACCGCTTATATGCAAAGAGTGGAGGGCTTTGGATTCACAAGGGGAGCCACGACTTTGATGTCTTTAACTGGTTGTTGGATTTTCCGAAGCCGGTTAAGGTCAGTGCTTTCGCGGGGATTGATGTGCTCAATTCTCAGCATATTCCTTTTGAGGTCAAACCCGATGTGCCGGTTGGACCAACCTGCCATCAATGCCATTACAATGAGATTTGCCCTGATGTCTTCAGGATGGGCCAAGATGAATCTTGGGGCGACAGGGCGGTTGCCTGCGACGGCTATGCCAAGGATCTCTGCATGTATACTTCCGACAAAGACACCCATGACAACGGCATCGCGATGGTGGAATATGAAAATGGTGTCAAGGCCAGCCATCTCGAGTGTTTTATAACCTCTGTAACCGACCGCCTCTACACGGTGGTCGGGGATCGTGGACAGGCAGAAGTCAGCTTGGAAAAACGGACGATTACAATCCGCCCTCGCTGGAGCCAGGAAGTAATCACGCACACCCTTCCTGAAGTGCAGGGCGGGCATGGCGGCGCCGATCCCATGTTGGTGGATGCCTTTGTCAACGTCATCAGAGGCCAGAAAAAAAATACTTCGACAACGGCACACGGCATGTGGTCAACCGCTATCGGACAGGCTGCGGAAATCTCCCGCCGCGAGGAACGCACGGTTCAAATCGCCGAACTGTTCCAGCCCCTCGACTAATCAGAAAGTCCCAACCGAAATTTTAGCGCTTTAAGCTCAATGAAAATCAACAATATCCAAATCAGCGTCGCAAAAACAAAACAAGAATCCGGCGCGGAGGCAGCAGTGCTCGGGGCCAAGCTCATTCGCCAAGCCATCCAAAAACGCGGAAAAGCCAACATCATTGTGGCAACCGGGGCCTCGCAATTCGAAATGCTGGATTGTTTGGTCAAAATGCCTCGGATTGATTGGACCCGCGTCACGGCCTTCCACCTTGACGAATATGTCGGCACGCCGATCACCCACCCCGCCTCGTTCCGAAAATACCTTTGGGAGCGATTCGTGTCCCGCTTGCTGCTGCCCTTAGCGGCATTTCATTATATCAACGGCGAGGGCGACGCGGCGGCGGAATGCCGCAGAGTCGGCGGCATCATCGCAAAGCATCCTATCGATGTATGCTTTGCGGGAATTGGCGAAAACGGGCACTTGGCATTCAATGATCCTCCGGCCGACTTCAAAACGACCGCCCCCTATCTGGTCGTCAACCTGGACGAGGCCTGCCGCAGGCAGCAGATGGGCGAGGGGTGGTTCAAAACGCTCAAGCAGGTTCCCACCCAGGCGATCTCAATGTCTGTCCGCCAGATCATGAAATCCAAGGCCGTAATTTGTACGGTTCCCGACAAACGCAAAGCACAAGCATTGAAAGACTGCCTAACTGGAAGTGTGACCCCTCTGCACCCGTCGTCCATCCTCCAGTGCCATAAGGCTGCATGGTGTTTCCTGGACAGCGGATCCGCATCGCTTCTTCCGGAGAGCCAGCAATGAAAAATTCGTCGCTTCAGCAATTCCTCCATGTGAAATGATGAAAGTCAGCCTCTTCGACATACAGGTCAACGGATTCGCGGGCGTGGATTTTCAGAATCCCGGTTTGTCGGTCGCCGACTTGAGACGCGCCACCGACGCGCTGGCAGCACACGAGACGCGCAGGTTTTTTCTCACTCTGATTACAGACAGAATTGATTGCCTCTGTGCAAAGCTTGAAAATATCGAGCGCATCAAGGATGCGGATCCAGTAATCCGCGAGGCCGTCTGCGGCTACCACATCGAAGGCCCATGGCTTTCGCCCGAAGCGGGGTATTCTGGCGCCCATGACCCACGGCACATGGGACCGCCAAGCGTCGCCGAATTTGAACGCCTGTTCGAGGCTGCAAACGGCCAGGTCAAACTCCTGACCCTCGCCCCGGAATTGCCTGGGAGCGCAGATGTTATTCGTTATGCGGTCCGTTCGGGTGTGCAGGTCTCCCTTGGGCACACCAACGCCTCCGAAACCGATATTGATGCCGCGATTGAAGCCGGAGCGAAGTTTTGCACCCATCTTGGCAATGGGGTTCCCGGCGAGATGCCCCGGCATGATAATGTGACTCAGCGGCTTCTTTCGCGGGACGAATTGACTGCCTTTTTCATTCCCGATGGAATCCACCTTCCGCCATTCGTCTTGAAGAACTTTTTCCGGGCGAAGCCGTTTGGAAAGGCCTTCTTTACCACTGACTGCATGGCAGCCGCTGGCGCGCCTCCGGGACGCTATCGCATCGGGCATCAAGAATTGGAAGTCGGGGAAGACCGCGTAGTTCGCTCGCCGCATACTTCCTCCTTCGCGGGATCTGCCCTGACTCCCGACGAAGGAGTGCGAAATATCCATAATTGGCTCGATCTTGACGAAGGCCGGGCGCGCAAGCTGTTTTCCTCCACCGTTGCGGAGGCATTCCATATTCCGCTTCCCGATCTGTCAACCCCTCGCTTGTCCCAGCCGCCCACCTCATCGGGTTCATAATAGTCGGGATGCCTCGAATTTATCGTCCTTGTGATGCGAGCCATTCTTCCCGAATCGGGACGGTGGCACTACCTTGGCGTCTCCACATTTTTGGCGTCATGCCCGTTCGGGCATGAAAATTCCTGTAAAAGTTTGAAAGGTTTCCAAACCCGCAGGCGAAGCCGATGGAAATTACTTTGTCATCTGTCGAATCTAGCAATGCTTTTGCACGTTCGATCCTGGCATGGTTGAGAAGGTCTGTGGGGGTGCATTGGTAGAATGCGCGGCAACTTCTGGCCAGATGTTCCGGGGAGCACCCGCTTCGCTTTTGCCAGCAAGCAAAAGGCTCGGCAATCGCCTCGTGGGCATTCATCATCGCGTTTCTCCATTGTTCCAGCCAGGACGGCGGCAAGGGAGTGGACTGCGGGTCCGTCGAGAGGAATGAGGCCGCCACGCGCAGGAGGGCATCGACCAGATCGGAGGGAGGCTGATTGTCACGACCCGCGAGTTGCGCGAAAATCGCCCGCATTTCCGTGAGATTTTTCGGGCCGAGCAGCACGTGCCCGGATGGGCTGCCGCGCCGAAACCAATTTTCGGGCAACGATCCTCCCATCAATTGGTGAAACTGCTTCCACCACGCGGACGCCATTGCAACATTCAGAATGGCAAGTTCCTCTCCCTGGCTTGAGAAATGGTGGCGATCCCTTGGCTGGATGACGGCCAGGTGTCCGGCCGTCAATTCCACTTTCTTTCCGTTGAGATGATGGATTCCCGATCCCGACGCAATCAGGAAAATCTCGAAAAAATCATGAGTATGCCGAACAGAAACCTGACGGGACAGTAAGCGCGTCATCCCGACACGCGGACGGAAGGGGGGAGTATTGAGATTCTTGAAGAGAATTACTTCCATCAATACAGTATATCTTTTTGTCAATCGCATGGAAGATTTATTCTCCGGCTTCACCTAGAGTAAAACGCTGTGAGCTAATCCCTGCAAAAACGCCCATTAAACTTCAACCTGAGATATTCTCTCCATATATGGCCACACAACGTCCAATTAAAGCACTGGGCCTGGACTACGTCAGGCACTTCACCTCCGCTTTCCAGGAAGGCTCCAAACTTGACTGCTTTCAGAGGGAGATCCTTTGCGAAGATGTGCAATTTCCGGCCGCGCTCGTCTCCCCCCGCCCGTCCGACTTGCTGGCGGGAAAACGGATCTATCCGGAGGTGGGCTACTCGCTCCAATA from Candidatus Methylacidiphilales bacterium includes:
- a CDS encoding autotransporter-associated beta strand repeat-containing protein — translated: MNGRTIASSITGGSKLTISGTLSVSFRQNAYNNTMTLAGTGDTLVSARVVDWFSTGGSGVGVGSYNITNTGITTFSGTNNIYGGTTTLGDGSTLAVAYLADGGMASSTGTSSAAAANLAITNATLRYIGGTASTNRGFTIGAGAGTTAALNASGAGAVSFTNTASPVYADTNLAKTLILTGTNTGLNTLAASIADNGTGAVSLTKDGIGTWVLSGVSTYSGNTTISGGKLQLGADDTTSALSALSAIVDNGIFAVNRSNDVAQGTDFSSTAITGTGQFVQAGTGKTTLNAANAFTGDVSVQKGILAFNSVAAAAGAQALGSGSMVYLGVTGSSAVATLDYTGAAGTLDKNIYAMGSGLNTVRNSGGGLLILSGSLQKNGTVLVLNGNTGGIKVTGVISGTSANSDLYVTGGTTTLAAANTYNGPTWVYGGGTLVSGIDNALPTNTTLVLGGTNGGTDNSSNTFDLGGHNQSIVALNSMGSGTQTVINSGASVSTLAVTDGGTYSGVIANGNGTTALSLSGGNLVLGGTNTYTGATLVTGGTLSVNGSLAAGSAVSVNSATLTGSGKILGTVSGTSATINGNDLTIGATTLHDTSAITGKNTVDSITIATGTTTLTGTTKSIAALVVSVGATLNANGTVDGSATINGILKGNTTLTGDLALIGGTLSPGNSAGITTVEGNFTMDATSTLVAEVTGTTAGLTYDQVKVSQNVSLAGTLDLRTLSGLTLVGTTITLIDNIDNGSTTGYFETILTSGSTFTLSSDANYKFSVDGADYLLSFKGNSEGDSIFNDVTLTLVPEPATWAMFVGGLGMLAFGQRLRRKQS
- a CDS encoding trehalase family glycosidase, which translates into the protein MLPELDLCGVPRPVFDANPDWIELYDLAWKIAAENMEVPDSPGWLPQMSCMLGSGKIWQWDSCFMALFSRYSNGVLSALNNLDNLYRLQRADGYISMAYDRDKECESYGERINPPIYAWVEFEHYKHAGDKERLARIYPVLKKYFMWLRANRRRENGLYYFEDTGSSGMDNSPRSGYYAANLAGSDVCFVDLSCQQQLAANRLSSIADILGKNDDATFFRAEAGELSRLINHYCWSERAGFYYDCFTRSDTADRHNFLSCKTVAAFWTILSGAADDRQLGHLVDHLVDPCEFGTLHPVPSLSRKDPNYSPDGGYWLGGVWAPTNYMIVRGLSERGRWDLAREIAIKHVSAMSSVMTDSAHGGIWEAYSPEYLRPATVKENCYVRDNFVGWSGLGPIAMFIENIIGLGFDAPSNTISWRITERGRHGLKNVDFNGKNVSLVCEGRRGGESGGTTLLQVECDGKINLEIAIFNSGSRMISVALDAGTHQLTV
- a CDS encoding beta-galactosidase gives rise to the protein MINLGPQYYRPPFPVSKYWKDDLRKMKDSGFNCVQLWVMWSWVEANPGKFNFDDYDRILDIAEECGLNVVLSTIAEVHPYWIHRVVPDCELVTNLGHKVISEHRNECHNGLTPGGCFDHPEVWERMSGFIHATAVHYKDRQNIAGWDAWNELRWNVGADGPVCYCRHTIKKYREWLGERFGDLEGLNNAWTRRYDSWEDVLPGKAPTRPYTSTMSFAHFLTWRSNRHAEDRYKIIKAVHPDKMVTAHGPSPCMTVVGEGELNQALNRGNDWAIADRLDGIGCSNFPAWWKMSNADYALTMEMIHSAARGKKFWVSELQGGRSNIGFEVNNPVRAVDQQRWIWNSIASGADTVLLWCWRDEVFGCESNGFGFIGNDGFAEERVAAMQHTGEILRRHSDLIGNYKPSKAKVGVLFSPQTYYLYWAQEAEARKPLNSIRGFCLAMIRHSVPFKIVEEEHLDELEGIKILFLPRVTVLDDATIEKLTKFVQRGGVLYCEAETGAWDSKGVYRYPEERFPGTATGVFEVGRRPVPENPVFSGKVAGKIYKLKASHMLSPWKTPTSGAEIWAGNVDGEGALLSQVKLGKGKVILCGTYLGDEYEKKCYPGFEELVLKCIADAGVAASDITVAANRATASNADPYVRYGKSGGRDVAFVFFPAGCTSVTLAFAEEIFPTGKVKDLFSGEALIMKKTGGARKLKLSAGKFRIAILAE
- a CDS encoding Gfo/Idh/MocA family oxidoreductase produces the protein MKEPKIKVGIIGVGSRGVWCFGKAIQSRDDAQVVALCDPNPVRMECAAKELDIQPDCHTTVESMIAAGKLDAVVITSPDFCHESNAVTALRGGVHVLIDKPLATTVKGCQNIISASEKSGKTLMMGFNLRHHNVLVKLKSLISTGVLGRIFLMENREFYDGGRTYMSRWNRLYAKSGGLWIHKGSHDFDVFNWLLDFPKPVKVSAFAGIDVLNSQHIPFEVKPDVPVGPTCHQCHYNEICPDVFRMGQDESWGDRAVACDGYAKDLCMYTSDKDTHDNGIAMVEYENGVKASHLECFITSVTDRLYTVVGDRGQAEVSLEKRTITIRPRWSQEVITHTLPEVQGGHGGADPMLVDAFVNVIRGQKKNTSTTAHGMWSTAIGQAAEISRREERTVQIAELFQPLD
- a CDS encoding glucosamine-6-phosphate deaminase, translating into MKINNIQISVAKTKQESGAEAAVLGAKLIRQAIQKRGKANIIVATGASQFEMLDCLVKMPRIDWTRVTAFHLDEYVGTPITHPASFRKYLWERFVSRLLLPLAAFHYINGEGDAAAECRRVGGIIAKHPIDVCFAGIGENGHLAFNDPPADFKTTAPYLVVNLDEACRRQQMGEGWFKTLKQVPTQAISMSVRQIMKSKAVICTVPDKRKAQALKDCLTGSVTPLHPSSILQCHKAAWCFLDSGSASLLPESQQ
- a CDS encoding helix-turn-helix transcriptional regulator; the encoded protein is MRLTKRYTVLMEVILFKNLNTPPFRPRVGMTRLLSRQVSVRHTHDFFEIFLIASGSGIHHLNGKKVELTAGHLAVIQPRDRHHFSSQGEELAILNVAMASAWWKQFHQLMGGSLPENWFRRGSPSGHVLLGPKNLTEMRAIFAQLAGRDNQPPSDLVDALLRVAASFLSTDPQSTPLPPSWLEQWRNAMMNAHEAIAEPFACWQKRSGCSPEHLARSCRAFYQCTPTDLLNHARIERAKALLDSTDDKVISIGFACGFGNLSNFYRNFHARTGMTPKMWRRQGSATVPIREEWLASQGR